From the genome of Hymenobacter sp. PAMC 26628, one region includes:
- the carB gene encoding carbamoyl-phosphate synthase (glutamine-hydrolyzing) large subunit, producing the protein MNKPNKVLILGSGALKIGEAGEFDYSGSQALKALKEEGIRTILINPNIATVQTSDGMADDVYFLPVTPYFVEEVIKKERPDGILVAFGGQTALNCAVALYRAGVFEQYNVQVLGTPVQSIIDTEDREIFKVKLDQIGVLSARSVACTSMAEALAAGETIGFPIIVRAAFALGGLGSGFANNMDELRALARQAFTTSDQILVEESLKGWKEVEYEVVRDQFDNCITVCNMENFDPIGIHTGESIVVAPSQTLSNREYHKLRSIGIQTIRHLGIVGECNIQYALDPVSEDYRVIEVNARLSRSSALASKATGYPLAFVAAKLSLGYSLAELKNSVTQTTSAFFEPALDYVVVKLPRWDLGKFSGVNRQIGSAMKSVGEVMAIGKSFEEAIQKGLRMLDTGKRGFVANRPENIEKDTIDKLLSEPNEERIFAINNAFEAGYTLEQVHQLTKIDHWFLQRLFTIFELGQQLAAGRTVGLDSLETKLLREVKKAGFSDQQIAVQLLGEGDVKADELRVRARRKALGVLPVVKQIDTLAAEFPAKTNYLYTTYHGTENDLARETAKSIVVLGSGVYRIGSSVEFDWCGVQAVQTAAEEGYKTILINYNPETVSTDYDVSDRLYFEELSFERVMDILDFEQPGGVILSTGGQIPNNLATRLEEAHAPILGTSAARIDEAENRHKFSSIMDELGIAQPRWKELTSLAAMQEFVQEVGFPVLIRPSYVLSGAAMNVVSNNFELEEFLKAAKEVSAEYPVVVSEFIQEAKEIELDAVADHGEIVSYAISEHVEFAGVHSGDATMYYPPQRVYVGTVRKLKIIAEKIAKRYEISGPFNIQFLEKNGTIRVIECNIRASRSYPFVSKISGNNLIKKATQVLLGKQVARDESERVYDLPFVGVKAPQFSFTRLPGADPVMRVDMVSTGEVGCLGDTAEEALLKSMLSVGYKIPQKSVLISGGPIKSKVALLSASELLVKKGYQIYATQGTHRFFAENGVPSSLLYWPDDAQEPNVLTYLKEKKIDLVINIPKNLSKGELDNDYKIRRTAVDSGVGLLTNARLAKAFIQAFCTLEMKDLKIKSWNEYKAM; encoded by the coding sequence ATGAACAAACCCAACAAAGTACTCATCCTTGGTTCCGGCGCGCTGAAAATTGGCGAGGCCGGGGAGTTCGATTATTCCGGCTCGCAGGCCCTCAAGGCGCTGAAGGAGGAAGGCATCCGCACCATCCTCATCAACCCCAACATTGCCACCGTGCAGACCTCCGACGGCATGGCCGACGACGTGTACTTCCTGCCCGTGACGCCCTACTTCGTGGAGGAAGTCATCAAAAAAGAGCGGCCCGATGGCATTCTGGTGGCCTTTGGCGGCCAAACGGCGCTGAACTGCGCCGTGGCCCTGTACCGCGCCGGCGTGTTCGAGCAGTACAACGTGCAGGTGCTGGGCACGCCCGTGCAGAGCATCATCGACACCGAGGACCGGGAGATTTTCAAGGTCAAGCTCGACCAGATTGGCGTGCTCTCGGCCCGCAGCGTGGCCTGCACCAGCATGGCCGAGGCCCTGGCCGCCGGCGAAACCATTGGCTTCCCCATCATCGTGCGGGCCGCGTTTGCACTGGGCGGGCTGGGCAGCGGCTTCGCCAACAACATGGACGAGCTGCGGGCCCTGGCCCGGCAGGCCTTCACGACTTCGGACCAGATTTTGGTGGAAGAATCGCTGAAGGGCTGGAAGGAAGTGGAGTACGAAGTGGTGCGCGACCAGTTTGATAACTGCATCACGGTCTGCAACATGGAGAACTTCGACCCCATCGGCATCCACACCGGCGAGAGCATCGTGGTGGCCCCGTCCCAAACGCTCAGCAACCGCGAGTACCACAAGCTGCGCAGCATCGGCATCCAGACCATTCGGCACCTGGGCATTGTGGGCGAGTGCAACATTCAGTACGCCCTCGACCCCGTGTCGGAGGATTACCGGGTGATTGAGGTGAATGCGCGCCTGTCACGCTCCTCGGCGCTGGCCTCGAAGGCGACGGGCTACCCGCTGGCCTTCGTGGCCGCCAAGCTGAGCCTGGGCTACTCGCTGGCCGAGCTGAAAAACAGCGTCACGCAGACCACTTCGGCCTTTTTCGAGCCGGCCCTCGACTACGTAGTAGTGAAGCTGCCGCGCTGGGACCTGGGCAAATTCTCGGGCGTGAACCGCCAGATTGGCTCGGCCATGAAGAGCGTGGGCGAGGTGATGGCCATCGGAAAATCGTTCGAGGAAGCCATTCAGAAGGGCCTGCGCATGCTGGATACCGGCAAGCGCGGCTTCGTGGCCAACCGGCCCGAAAACATCGAAAAGGACACGATTGATAAGCTCCTGAGCGAGCCTAACGAGGAGCGCATCTTCGCCATCAACAACGCCTTCGAGGCCGGCTACACGCTGGAACAGGTGCACCAGCTGACCAAGATTGACCACTGGTTTTTGCAGCGCCTGTTCACCATTTTCGAGCTGGGCCAGCAGTTGGCCGCCGGCCGCACCGTTGGGTTGGATTCTTTGGAAACCAAGCTGTTGCGTGAGGTGAAGAAAGCCGGTTTCTCAGACCAGCAGATTGCCGTGCAATTGCTGGGCGAGGGCGACGTGAAGGCCGACGAGCTGCGCGTGCGCGCCCGCCGCAAGGCTCTGGGCGTGCTGCCCGTGGTGAAGCAGATTGACACGCTGGCCGCCGAATTTCCGGCCAAGACCAACTACCTCTACACCACCTACCACGGCACCGAAAACGACCTGGCCCGCGAAACCGCGAAGTCCATCGTGGTGCTGGGCTCGGGCGTGTACCGCATCGGCTCGTCGGTGGAGTTTGACTGGTGCGGGGTGCAGGCCGTGCAGACGGCGGCCGAGGAGGGCTACAAAACCATCCTCATCAACTACAACCCCGAAACCGTTTCGACCGACTACGACGTGAGCGACCGGCTCTACTTCGAGGAGCTGAGCTTCGAGCGGGTGATGGACATCCTCGATTTCGAGCAGCCCGGCGGCGTCATTCTGAGCACCGGCGGTCAGATTCCCAACAACCTCGCCACCCGCCTCGAAGAAGCCCACGCGCCCATCCTGGGTACCTCGGCCGCCCGCATCGACGAGGCCGAGAACCGCCACAAGTTCAGCAGCATCATGGACGAGCTGGGCATTGCCCAGCCGCGTTGGAAGGAGCTGACCTCGCTGGCCGCCATGCAGGAATTCGTGCAGGAAGTTGGTTTCCCAGTGCTCATCCGGCCGAGCTACGTGCTGTCGGGCGCGGCTATGAACGTGGTGTCCAACAACTTCGAGTTGGAGGAATTCCTAAAAGCCGCCAAGGAGGTGAGCGCCGAATACCCGGTGGTGGTGTCCGAGTTCATTCAGGAAGCCAAGGAAATTGAGCTGGATGCGGTGGCCGACCACGGCGAAATCGTGAGCTACGCCATTTCCGAGCACGTGGAATTTGCCGGCGTGCACTCCGGCGACGCGACGATGTACTATCCGCCGCAGCGCGTGTACGTGGGCACGGTGCGCAAACTGAAAATCATCGCCGAAAAAATTGCGAAGCGCTACGAAATCAGCGGTCCGTTCAACATCCAGTTCCTGGAAAAGAACGGCACTATCCGGGTGATTGAGTGCAATATCCGGGCGTCGCGGAGTTATCCGTTCGTGTCGAAAATCTCGGGCAATAACCTCATCAAAAAGGCCACCCAGGTACTGCTGGGCAAACAAGTAGCCCGCGACGAGAGCGAGCGGGTCTACGACCTGCCCTTCGTGGGCGTGAAGGCCCCGCAGTTCTCCTTCACCCGCCTGCCCGGCGCCGACCCGGTGATGCGCGTGGACATGGTGAGCACCGGCGAAGTAGGCTGCCTGGGCGACACCGCCGAGGAAGCCCTATTGAAATCGATGCTGAGCGTGGGCTACAAAATCCCCCAGAAATCGGTGCTCATTTCCGGTGGCCCTATCAAGTCGAAAGTGGCCCTACTCTCGGCCAGCGAGCTGCTCGTGAAAAAAGGCTACCAGATTTACGCCACCCAGGGCACCCACCGCTTCTTCGCTGAAAACGGTGTACCCAGCAGCCTGCTCTACTGGCCCGACGACGCCCAGGAGCCCAACGTGCTGACCTACCTGAAGGAGAAGAAAATCGACTTGGTCATCAACATCCCCAAAAACCTCTCGAAAGGCGAGCTGGACAACGACTACAAAATCCGCCGCACCGCCGTGGATTCCGGCGTCGGTTTGCTGACGAATGCGCGGCTGGCGAAGGCGTTTATCCAGGCCTTCTGCACGCTGGAGATGAAGGATTTGAAAATTAAGAGCTGGAATGAGTATAAGGCGATGTAG
- the carA gene encoding glutamine-hydrolyzing carbamoyl-phosphate synthase small subunit, with the protein MENAKPVKLILEDGTSIQGESFGAFISAAGEVVFSTAMTGYPENLTDPSFAGQILVLTTPMVGNYGVPGEELYESISTIFESDKIHIAGLVVNYYSEKHSHWNASKSLGDWLKEYNIPGICGVDTRMLTKKLREKGAMLGKIVAEDDVPFHDPNLDNLVAQVSPAGIRHYGSGQHKIVLVDCGTKTNIIRCFLERDVELIRVPWDYDFTTLDYDGLFLSNGPGDPKMCEATIQHLQKALQQDKPIFGICLGSQLMGLAAGGDTFKLKYGHRSHNQPVKLTGTQRCYITSQNHGFAVDTETLPAEWQMLFENLNDGTCEGIKHKTKPFFSTQFHPEAAGGPQDTEFLFDDFLKAVVEYKSNAGAK; encoded by the coding sequence GTGGAAAACGCTAAACCGGTAAAACTCATCCTCGAAGACGGCACCTCCATCCAGGGCGAATCCTTCGGCGCGTTCATCTCCGCCGCTGGCGAAGTGGTGTTCAGCACGGCCATGACCGGCTACCCCGAGAACCTCACCGACCCGTCCTTCGCCGGCCAGATTCTGGTGCTCACCACCCCCATGGTGGGCAACTACGGCGTGCCCGGCGAGGAGCTGTACGAGTCGATTTCGACCATTTTCGAGTCTGACAAAATCCACATTGCCGGGCTGGTGGTGAACTACTACTCCGAGAAGCACAGCCACTGGAACGCCTCCAAAAGCCTCGGCGACTGGCTGAAGGAGTACAACATCCCCGGCATCTGCGGCGTCGATACCCGCATGCTCACCAAGAAGCTGCGCGAGAAAGGCGCGATGCTGGGCAAAATCGTGGCCGAGGATGACGTGCCCTTCCACGACCCCAACCTCGACAACCTGGTGGCGCAGGTGAGCCCAGCCGGCATCCGGCACTACGGCAGCGGCCAGCACAAAATCGTGCTCGTGGACTGCGGCACCAAAACCAACATCATCCGCTGCTTCCTGGAGCGCGACGTGGAGCTGATTCGCGTGCCCTGGGACTACGATTTTACGACCCTCGACTACGACGGCCTGTTCCTGAGCAACGGCCCCGGCGACCCCAAAATGTGCGAGGCCACCATCCAGCACTTGCAAAAAGCCCTGCAACAGGACAAGCCCATTTTCGGCATCTGCCTGGGCAGCCAGCTCATGGGCCTGGCCGCGGGCGGCGACACCTTCAAGCTGAAATACGGCCACCGCAGCCACAACCAGCCCGTGAAGCTCACCGGCACCCAGCGCTGCTACATCACCAGCCAGAACCACGGCTTCGCGGTAGATACCGAAACGCTACCCGCCGAATGGCAGATGCTGTTCGAGAACCTGAACGACGGCACCTGCGAAGGCATCAAGCACAAAACCAAGCCGTTTTTCTCCACCCAGTTTCACCCCGAAGCCGCCGGTGGGCCCCAGGATACGGAGTTTCTGTTCGATGATTTTTTGAAAGCGGTGGTGGAGTATAAGAGTAATGCCGGGGCAAAGTAG
- a CDS encoding aspartate aminotransferase family protein — translation MELFNVYPLVNITPVRALGAKLWDDQGQEYLDFYGGHAVISIGHSHPHYVQRLTEQLQNIGFYSNSVQIPIQTQLAHKLGQVSGYEDYALFLCNSGAEANENALKLASFHTGKTRVVAFKGAFHGRTSGAVAATDNPKIVAPFNAGHAISFVDYDLPAVAEILRGDDVCAVIIEPIQGVGGIIMPSDEFLQGLSLLCGAHNVLLIADEVQSGYGRSGKFFAHQHAGIRPDIISVAKGMGNGFPIGGILIAPTLQASYGLLGTTFGGNHLACAAALAVLEVIEDEHLLAHATAMGNHLRTELLAHAGALEIRGRGLMVGIKYDFPIKETRDKLLTEHHIFVGNASDPEVLRLLPPLNITKPEVDRFLAALYALIPAEARK, via the coding sequence ATGGAGCTTTTCAACGTTTATCCCCTCGTCAACATCACGCCCGTGCGGGCGCTAGGCGCGAAACTTTGGGACGACCAGGGCCAGGAGTACCTGGATTTCTACGGCGGCCACGCCGTGATTTCCATTGGCCACAGCCACCCGCACTACGTGCAGCGCCTCACCGAGCAGCTGCAAAACATCGGCTTCTACTCCAACTCGGTGCAGATTCCGATTCAGACGCAGCTGGCGCACAAGCTGGGCCAGGTGTCGGGCTACGAGGACTACGCGCTGTTTCTGTGCAACTCGGGGGCCGAGGCCAACGAGAATGCGCTGAAGCTGGCCTCCTTCCACACCGGAAAAACCCGCGTGGTTGCGTTTAAAGGCGCGTTTCACGGCCGCACCTCGGGCGCGGTGGCGGCCACCGACAACCCAAAAATCGTGGCACCCTTTAACGCGGGCCACGCCATTTCCTTCGTCGATTACGACCTGCCGGCGGTGGCCGAAATCCTGCGCGGCGACGATGTGTGCGCCGTGATTATCGAGCCCATTCAGGGCGTGGGCGGCATCATCATGCCCTCCGATGAGTTTCTGCAGGGGCTGTCGCTGCTGTGCGGGGCCCACAACGTGCTGCTCATTGCCGACGAGGTGCAGAGCGGCTACGGCCGCAGCGGCAAGTTTTTCGCGCACCAGCACGCCGGCATCCGGCCCGATATCATTTCCGTGGCCAAGGGCATGGGCAACGGCTTTCCCATCGGCGGCATCCTCATTGCGCCCACGCTGCAAGCCTCCTACGGCCTGCTGGGCACCACCTTCGGCGGCAACCACCTAGCCTGCGCCGCCGCCCTTGCCGTGCTCGAAGTCATCGAAGACGAACACCTGCTGGCCCACGCCACCGCCATGGGTAACCACCTGCGCACGGAGCTGCTGGCCCACGCCGGGGCCCTGGAAATCCGCGGCCGCGGCCTGATGGTGGGCATCAAGTACGACTTCCCTATCAAGGAAACCCGCGACAAGCTGCTCACGGAACACCATATTTTTGTGGGCAACGCCTCGGACCCTGAGGTGCTGCGGCTGCTGCCGCCGCTGAATATTACTAAGCCGGAGGTTGACCGGTTTTTGGCGGCGCTGTACGCGCTTATTCCGGCAGAGGCAAGGAAATAA
- the argC gene encoding N-acetyl-gamma-glutamyl-phosphate reductase, with translation MFRAGIVGGAGYTAGELLRILLPHPRVEIAAVVSSSHAGAPVAQVHDDLLGDTELVFARELTGTEDVVFLCLGHGNSRAFLEKTPLPATTRVIDLSNDFRLAADRDAAGRRFVYGLPELNRAAIKDATSIANPGCFATAIQLALLPLAAAGALTDDIHVSAITGSTGAGQGLSETVHFSWRTNNVSVYKPFTHQHLGEIGESLAQLQPQSEAEIHFIPYRGNFARGIFASVYTPSDLTQDEAQELYQQFYADASFTTVSDKEIHLKQVVNTNKCLLHVQKQGKQLLITSVIDNLVKGASGQAVQNMNLLFGLPETTGLMSKASFF, from the coding sequence ATGTTTAGGGCGGGCATTGTGGGCGGGGCCGGCTACACGGCCGGCGAGCTGCTGCGCATCCTGCTGCCCCACCCCCGCGTGGAAATCGCGGCCGTGGTAAGCAGCTCCCACGCCGGGGCCCCCGTGGCCCAGGTGCACGACGACTTGCTGGGCGACACCGAACTGGTGTTTGCTAGGGAGCTGACCGGGACGGAAGACGTGGTGTTCCTCTGCCTGGGCCACGGCAATTCACGGGCATTCCTGGAGAAAACCCCACTCCCGGCCACCACCCGCGTCATCGACCTGAGCAACGATTTCCGCCTCGCCGCCGACCGCGACGCCGCTGGCCGCCGCTTCGTGTACGGCTTGCCGGAGCTTAATCGGGCGGCAATCAAAGATGCCACCAGCATCGCCAACCCCGGCTGCTTCGCCACGGCCATTCAGCTGGCGCTGCTGCCGCTGGCCGCCGCCGGGGCCCTAACCGACGACATCCACGTGTCGGCCATCACCGGCTCAACCGGCGCGGGCCAAGGCCTGTCGGAAACGGTGCACTTCTCGTGGCGCACCAACAACGTGTCCGTCTACAAGCCCTTCACGCACCAGCACCTCGGCGAAATCGGTGAGAGCCTGGCGCAGCTACAGCCGCAGTCGGAGGCCGAGATTCACTTCATCCCCTACCGCGGCAATTTCGCGCGGGGCATTTTCGCCAGCGTCTACACGCCCTCGGATTTGACGCAGGACGAGGCGCAGGAGCTGTACCAGCAGTTTTATGCCGACGCGTCGTTCACCACGGTGTCGGACAAGGAAATTCACCTCAAGCAGGTGGTGAATACCAATAAATGCCTGCTCCACGTGCAGAAGCAGGGCAAGCAGCTCTTGATTACCTCGGTAATTGATAATCTGGTGAAAGGCGCCTCGGGCCAGGCGGTGCAGAATATGAACCTGCTGTTTGGCCTGCCGGAAACGACGGGATTGATGAGCAAAGCTTCGTTTTTTTAA
- a CDS encoding argininosuccinate synthase, with amino-acid sequence MKKKAILAYSGGLDTSYCAVYLSRELDLEVHTVIVNSGGFTANELAAIEKRAYELGSVKHEVIDVTERFYHDCLRYLLFGNVLKNDTYPLSVSAERMFQSLAIAEYARQNKADYIVHGSTGAGNDQVRFDVAFAVIAPDTEIIAPIRDKKLARQEEIAYLQKNGFEMSWEKAKYSINVGIWGTSVGGVETLTSHLPLPDSAYPSQPTATGAQQIEITFEKGEPRALNGETMDPVALIQRLNALGASYAIGRDTHVGDTILGIKGRVGFEAPAALMLIKAHHLLEKHTCSRWQLLHKDNLANWYGTLLHEAQYLDPVMRDMEAFLASSQARVSGKVTLRLQPYRFDLLGVVSPYDMMQSKAATYGETNDAWDARDAKGFIKIFGNQLKIHASLQDGNV; translated from the coding sequence ATGAAGAAAAAAGCCATTCTCGCCTACAGCGGCGGCCTCGACACGTCGTACTGCGCCGTGTATCTGTCGCGCGAACTCGACCTGGAAGTCCACACGGTCATCGTCAATTCCGGGGGCTTCACGGCCAACGAGCTGGCGGCCATCGAGAAACGCGCCTACGAGCTGGGCTCGGTCAAGCACGAAGTAATAGATGTAACGGAGCGTTTCTACCACGACTGCCTGCGCTACTTGCTGTTTGGCAACGTGCTAAAGAACGATACGTACCCGCTGAGCGTCAGCGCCGAGCGCATGTTCCAGTCGCTGGCCATTGCCGAGTACGCCCGCCAGAACAAGGCCGATTACATCGTGCACGGCAGTACCGGGGCCGGTAACGACCAGGTGCGGTTCGACGTGGCCTTCGCCGTAATTGCGCCCGATACCGAGATTATCGCCCCCATCCGCGACAAGAAACTCGCGCGCCAGGAAGAGATTGCCTACTTGCAAAAAAACGGCTTCGAAATGAGCTGGGAAAAGGCTAAGTATTCCATCAACGTCGGCATTTGGGGCACCAGCGTGGGCGGCGTCGAAACCCTGACCTCGCACCTGCCCCTGCCCGACAGCGCCTACCCGTCGCAGCCCACCGCCACCGGGGCCCAGCAAATCGAAATCACCTTTGAAAAAGGCGAGCCCAGGGCCCTAAACGGCGAAACGATGGACCCCGTAGCCCTGATTCAGCGCCTCAACGCGCTGGGGGCCAGCTACGCCATTGGCCGCGACACGCACGTGGGCGACACGATTCTGGGCATTAAGGGCCGCGTAGGGTTTGAGGCCCCGGCGGCGCTCATGCTCATCAAAGCCCACCACTTGCTGGAAAAGCACACCTGTTCGCGCTGGCAATTGTTGCACAAAGACAACCTGGCCAACTGGTATGGCACGCTGCTGCACGAGGCCCAGTACCTCGACCCGGTGATGCGCGACATGGAGGCTTTTCTGGCCTCGTCGCAGGCCCGCGTATCAGGCAAGGTAACGCTGCGCTTGCAGCCCTACCGATTTGATTTGCTGGGTGTTGTTTCGCCCTACGACATGATGCAGTCGAAAGCCGCCACCTACGGCGAAACCAACGACGCCTGGGACGCCCGCGACGCGAAAGGCTTCATCAAAATCTTCGGCAACCAGCTGAAAATTCACGCTAGCTTGCAGGATGGTAATGTTTAG
- a CDS encoding GNAT family N-acetyltransferase — MEIRVATAEDAIYADALCQWYIESAKQRGTGIAKREPAYVAKKMASGDGILAFVDGELAGFCYIETFDDKSFVVNSGLVVNADIRKHGVGRAIKQAVFDLSRTKYPQAKIFGITTSLAVMKINTDLGYEPVTFSELTQSEDFWKGCKSCKNYGILMENERKMCLCTGMLFDAADKLVQVQVPDFAALATPVLPGPQTVASEPKIDSASS; from the coding sequence ATGGAAATTCGGGTTGCAACGGCAGAAGATGCCATTTATGCCGACGCGCTGTGCCAGTGGTACATCGAGTCGGCCAAACAACGCGGCACGGGCATCGCCAAGCGCGAGCCAGCTTACGTGGCCAAAAAAATGGCCAGCGGCGACGGCATCTTAGCGTTCGTCGATGGCGAGCTAGCCGGGTTTTGCTACATTGAAACGTTCGACGACAAATCCTTCGTCGTCAATTCGGGCCTCGTAGTGAACGCCGATATCCGCAAGCACGGCGTGGGCCGGGCGATTAAGCAAGCCGTGTTCGACTTGTCGCGCACTAAGTACCCGCAAGCCAAGATTTTTGGCATCACGACCAGCTTGGCCGTGATGAAAATCAACACCGACCTGGGCTACGAGCCGGTTACCTTCTCCGAACTGACCCAAAGCGAGGACTTTTGGAAGGGCTGCAAAAGCTGCAAGAACTACGGCATCCTGATGGAGAACGAGCGCAAGATGTGCCTTTGCACCGGCATGCTCTTCGACGCGGCCGATAAACTCGTGCAGGTGCAGGTACCCGATTTCGCCGCCCTGGCTACGCCAGTATTGCCGGGCCCCCAAACCGTGGCCTCCGAACCTAAAATCGATTCTGCCTCCTCATGA
- the argB gene encoding acetylglutamate kinase codes for MKQLKIIKVGGGIIDDAASLAQFLQLFARVEGPKILVHGGGKGASEMLRALGIAPQLVNGRRITDAATLDIVTMFYAGKTNKAIVAGLQQNRVNALGLSGADGNVIRAIKRPVREIDYGFVGELTPAGVNAALLGALLGLGLTPVICAITHDGHGQLLNTNADTIAATVAVALSEQFAVELHYCFEKDGVLLDVNDDNSVIEKINLASYAELKEAGIIADGMIPKLDNSFDALSQGVSKIIIGHALKINDSLKTVLCLN; via the coding sequence ATGAAGCAATTAAAAATAATTAAGGTTGGCGGTGGCATCATCGACGATGCGGCGAGCTTAGCGCAGTTTCTGCAATTATTTGCCCGCGTGGAGGGCCCCAAGATTTTGGTGCACGGTGGCGGTAAAGGCGCCAGCGAAATGCTGCGGGCCCTGGGCATTGCGCCGCAGCTGGTGAATGGCCGCCGCATCACCGACGCGGCCACGCTCGACATTGTGACCATGTTTTACGCCGGCAAAACCAACAAAGCCATTGTGGCCGGCCTGCAGCAAAACCGCGTCAACGCCCTGGGCCTCAGCGGCGCCGATGGCAACGTGATTCGGGCAATCAAGCGGCCGGTGCGCGAGATTGACTACGGCTTCGTGGGCGAACTTACGCCTGCAGGTGTCAATGCGGCACTGCTGGGGGCCCTGCTCGGGCTGGGCCTCACCCCAGTAATTTGCGCCATTACGCACGACGGCCACGGCCAATTATTAAATACGAACGCCGATACCATTGCCGCCACCGTAGCCGTGGCGCTGAGCGAGCAATTTGCCGTTGAGTTGCATTACTGCTTCGAGAAGGATGGCGTACTGCTCGACGTGAACGACGACAATTCGGTTATTGAAAAAATAAATCTGGCGAGCTACGCGGAATTAAAAGAAGCCGGAATTATTGCCGACGGGATGATTCCGAAACTAGATAATTCGTTTGATGCACTGAGCCAAGGCGTAAGCAAAATAATTATTGGCCACGCCCTGAAGATCAACGATTCGCTCAAAACCGTGCTATGCCTGAATTAG
- a CDS encoding M20 family metallo-hydrolase: protein MPELAALTQAAVGLLEQLIATPSFSREEAATAALVFDFLTTRGALPQRQGNNVWAIAPGYVPTQPTVLLNSHHDTVKPGAAWTYPPFEATWEGDKLTGLGSNDAGASAVSLLATFLYLKDRPRAYNLICAITAEEEVSGANGISKLLPELGPIALGIVGEPTQMQLAIAEKGLLVLDCVARGKTGHAARDEGENALYKALDDIAWLRNNQLPRVSPMLGPVKTTATQISAGQQHNVVPDECRFVVDVRTNELYTNAEVVEILQQNLRSEITPRSLRLNSSRIAADHPIVQRGRALGKQTYGSPTLSDQALMPFATVKIGPGDSARSHTPDEFILRSEIISGVRDYVALLTDLVI, encoded by the coding sequence ATGCCTGAATTAGCCGCGCTTACGCAGGCGGCCGTAGGGCTGCTGGAGCAATTGATTGCAACGCCCTCGTTTTCGCGGGAAGAAGCAGCAACTGCGGCGTTGGTTTTTGATTTTTTGACGACGCGTGGGGCCCTGCCGCAACGCCAAGGCAACAACGTGTGGGCCATAGCCCCGGGCTACGTGCCCACGCAGCCCACGGTGCTTCTCAACTCGCACCACGACACCGTGAAACCCGGTGCAGCGTGGACGTATCCGCCGTTTGAGGCCACCTGGGAGGGCGATAAATTGACCGGCTTGGGTAGTAACGACGCGGGTGCTTCGGCGGTGAGTTTGCTGGCGACGTTTCTGTATTTGAAGGACCGGCCGCGCGCCTATAATTTAATTTGTGCGATTACCGCCGAGGAAGAAGTTTCGGGCGCTAACGGCATCTCTAAATTACTGCCTGAGTTGGGGCCCATTGCCCTCGGCATCGTGGGCGAACCCACGCAAATGCAATTGGCAATTGCCGAAAAAGGCCTGTTAGTACTCGACTGTGTAGCCCGCGGTAAAACCGGCCACGCGGCTCGCGACGAAGGCGAAAACGCCTTATATAAGGCCTTGGACGATATTGCCTGGCTGCGGAATAACCAGTTGCCGCGCGTATCGCCGATGCTGGGGCCCGTAAAAACAACGGCCACGCAAATTAGCGCTGGGCAGCAGCACAACGTGGTGCCCGACGAGTGCCGCTTCGTGGTGGACGTGCGCACCAATGAGCTGTACACTAATGCCGAAGTAGTGGAGATTTTGCAGCAAAATTTGCGGTCGGAAATTACGCCCCGCTCGCTGCGCTTGAACTCGTCGCGGATTGCGGCCGACCATCCCATTGTGCAGCGTGGCCGGGCCCTGGGCAAGCAAACGTACGGCTCGCCCACGCTTTCCGATCAGGCCCTGATGCCGTTTGCGACGGTGAAAATAGGGCCTGGCGACAGTGCCCGCTCGCATACACCGGACGAATTTATTTTGCGCAGCGAAATAATTAGCGGGGTGCGCGACTACGTGGCCCTGCTGACGGACTTAGTAATTTAA